A window of Paenibacillus polygoni contains these coding sequences:
- the bacA gene encoding undecaprenyl-diphosphate phosphatase yields MERGQEVDIFSSIIMGIVEGLTEFLPVSSTGHMIITAHLLGLSTDQENVKTFEVVVQLGAVLAVVVLYWRTFVGFFTVKPGDRVMPRLNLLHIFLAMLPASITAVLFRDVIKQYLFGPTTVVYSLIAGGLLMIAAEKWHMKPTAQTVDDITYKQAFMIGLFQILALWPGFSRSGSTISGGLLARVSHTAAAEFTFLVSVPIMFGATALDLWKSADILSVKDIPYFAIGLLTSFCVGMLAIKTFLSLLKKWKLSTFAYYRFGLALVLLFIIL; encoded by the coding sequence ATGGAAAGGGGACAAGAAGTGGACATTTTTTCATCCATTATCATGGGAATTGTGGAAGGGCTGACTGAGTTTCTTCCTGTTTCCTCGACCGGTCATATGATTATCACCGCTCACTTGCTCGGACTCTCTACGGATCAGGAAAATGTCAAAACATTCGAAGTTGTTGTCCAGCTCGGAGCTGTACTTGCTGTCGTTGTTCTTTACTGGAGGACCTTTGTCGGTTTTTTCACCGTCAAACCTGGTGATCGTGTCATGCCTCGGCTGAACCTGCTTCACATCTTTCTAGCAATGCTGCCTGCTTCTATTACTGCAGTACTGTTTCGTGATGTAATAAAACAATATTTATTTGGTCCAACTACTGTGGTCTACAGCCTGATTGCCGGCGGACTGCTTATGATTGCTGCAGAGAAATGGCACATGAAACCGACAGCACAGACTGTAGATGATATCACTTACAAGCAAGCATTTATGATTGGACTGTTTCAAATTTTAGCGCTTTGGCCAGGCTTCTCTCGTTCCGGTTCTACGATTTCGGGCGGACTTCTTGCTAGAGTCAGTCATACAGCTGCGGCTGAATTCACTTTTCTTGTTTCCGTGCCGATTATGTTTGGGGCTACCGCTCTTGATCTATGGAAAAGTGCAGACATTTTGTCCGTAAAAGATATCCCTTATTTTGCAATCGGGCTTCTGACTTCTTTCTGTGTTGGTATGCTGGCGATTAAAACATTCCTTTCCCTTTTGAAAAAATGGAAACTTTCTACCTTTGCTTATTACCGGTTTGGCCTTGCCCTTGTTCTTCTATTTATCATCCTATAA
- a CDS encoding thioredoxin family protein produces MERIQSEEQYQELINGDRLTVIKFDTNWCPDCKNLDRFIGDVIDKHQDKQFFALDAEKFLTIAEQNQVRGIPSLLVFKDGEKIAHLHSKWAKTPTQISEYLETLESKQ; encoded by the coding sequence ATGGAACGAATTCAAAGTGAAGAACAGTATCAGGAGTTAATTAACGGTGACCGTTTGACGGTCATTAAATTTGATACGAACTGGTGCCCAGACTGTAAAAATCTAGACCGCTTTATCGGTGACGTTATAGACAAACATCAAGATAAGCAGTTTTTTGCTCTGGATGCTGAGAAATTCCTGACGATTGCAGAACAAAATCAGGTGCGCGGTATTCCAAGCCTGCTTGTGTTTAAAGACGGGGAAAAAATTGCACATTTGCATAGTAAATGGGCGAAAACACCCACCCAAATCTCTGAGTACTTAGAAACTTTGGAATCGAAACAATAA
- a CDS encoding aldo/keto reductase: protein MKKNRLGSSDLMVSEIGLGCMSLGIDEKVAIPLIHEAIDQGVNFLDTADIYDDGRNEELVGKALKGRRQDVIIATKVGNRRLTGQEGLRWDPSKQHIKEAVKDSLRRLQTDYIDLYQLHGGTIEDHIEETIEAFEELKQAGFIRYYGISSIRPNVIREYTQHSSIVSVMNQYSLLDRRGEEEVFPSLHEHGVSVIARGPVAGGALADGRDDKALKGYLEYTPEQIKEIRARLSAFVTKERSMSQLAIRYALSHPAVATVIPGASSREQLLSNMGAAMTEPLTDKELDKLRRLTRANQYTQHL, encoded by the coding sequence GTGAAGAAGAATAGGCTTGGTTCATCTGATTTAATGGTAAGCGAAATTGGACTCGGATGCATGTCACTAGGGATAGATGAGAAGGTAGCGATTCCGCTTATACATGAAGCGATTGATCAGGGTGTTAATTTTCTGGATACAGCTGATATTTATGATGATGGACGTAATGAAGAACTGGTGGGGAAGGCTCTTAAAGGACGCAGACAAGATGTGATCATTGCTACCAAAGTAGGAAACAGACGTCTGACCGGTCAAGAAGGACTCCGCTGGGACCCAAGTAAACAGCACATTAAAGAAGCTGTAAAAGATAGTTTACGCAGGCTTCAGACTGACTACATTGATCTTTATCAACTGCACGGCGGTACGATAGAAGATCATATTGAAGAAACAATTGAGGCCTTTGAGGAATTAAAGCAAGCTGGATTCATTCGTTATTATGGAATTTCATCGATACGTCCGAATGTGATTCGCGAATACACCCAGCATTCTTCGATCGTAAGTGTAATGAATCAGTATAGCTTGCTGGATCGCCGCGGAGAGGAAGAGGTGTTTCCTTCTCTTCATGAACATGGGGTAAGTGTCATAGCGAGAGGGCCGGTGGCTGGCGGTGCACTGGCAGATGGCAGAGATGATAAAGCCTTAAAAGGGTATTTAGAATATACACCCGAGCAAATTAAAGAGATTCGCGCGAGATTATCCGCTTTTGTTACGAAAGAACGGAGTATGTCACAGCTGGCAATTCGGTATGCGCTCTCCCATCCTGCGGTTGCGACTGTTATTCCTGGAGCTAGTTCCAGGGAACAATTGCTTAGTAATATGGGAGCAGCAATGACAGAGCCGCTAACAGATAAAGAACTAGATAAGCTTAGAAGATTGACTAGAGCCAATCAGTATACACAGCATTTATAA